The DNA segment TGCTTCCACAACCGGGAGGGATGAAGGATCAGGCTGTGCGGGCTCGATTTCTACAGCATTAAGAACACAATCGCGCAGAAGGTGCCGCGCGCAGTCTACCGCAGCTTCCGAGGTCGACCCCGGCTCCGGCGTCGAGTACCCCGAGGAAACAGATGACGCAGATCCAGCGGTGGAAGTCTCTGCCAGCCTTGATGAGCGAAGCAGGAAGAGCGCTTCGAGAATCTGGCCCAAGGCTTCTGCGTTGACGCGGCGGCTCATGGCAGCACAATCGCGTCGTTCGTATAGTAGTGCTGCCACTTTATTCGGCAATGTTgagagatgatgatgagATAGtagaaagcaaaaaaaaagtaggCATGAAGTTGCGCCTCTCATCTGTGCGTGCACAGTTCCTCTGTTTCGGCTGCACGAAAGTCCACAGCCAGCACGCTGAGCTCCAAAAATATGGTACGCAACCACGTAGAGGTGCACAGGTGCCCCTCCTCGTCATTACACATGCACCAACAAAACTAAGAGAGCAATAAAAGCAAACTAATCCGACACCGGAGCGATACCTAGTGGGAAATGCCTACTGGAACGCAAAGACGAGAAGGGGCATGCatacgctgctgcgcttctgctttcttcttttttttctttcgaACTTCTGAGAGTGCAAGTGCACTCGTCATCCAAGTGAAAGTATACAGTTTCATACACGGCCACGGGAAGAGGGCGGTGTttccgcagcagccgaccgTGGCTTGCTGAACAAGAAGTACGCCACTCAGACCTGTACATGCTGCAGTGAGTTCTCGCGCGCGAGGAAAACGAAGGCCGTGAAGCCTTGGCGATGAACAGCACGTTTTGCGCGAAAGCGAGCGATCTGTGGATGGAGCAGAAAGAAGGACGCACCGTGCACGGGCAGCAGTGCGTGTGACTCTCTTGCGTCTATAATTTCGGTCTCTCCCCTTTACATTCTCCACCGTGTCGTTGATGACTTCGATAGGTGGCGGAACGGTACTGGCGGACTGCTGTCGATTGAGCGAGCGCTTTTCGGATCTGCACGCACCACAAAAGGGCCTGATGCGCTCGGTGGGACCGCAGAAGATACTGGGGCACGCGAACCTGAGTGGCGATCATACTCGCAGTACCCCGGGGAAAAGCAGGGATGATAAAAGCTCCCTTTGGCATCAATGTGGTGCACCGGGCAGACGCCGTGGCCGTGCAAGTTGCTCAGAGTGGAGCTATCCATGTGGCCCGGTGTCACAGAGCGGTGCCGTGAATGGCTCTCACGGCTAAGGATTTCTGCAATCGCCTCCACATCCGCGTCCTGATTCTCTTCGGAGCCGTGAAGTACATGCACTGCCTCTCGGTTCAACGCGCACATGCCCCGCACAAACGCCTCCTTGAGCTTTTCATTCAAGCTGGCATCCtttgctctctcctcctccaatTGCCTCTGGTACCCCTCAATCTGCCCAAGTAGCTCCTGCTCGCGGCAGTCGCGTTTGTGCACCTCCTTTGCCTCAAGCCGCTTATGGCGAAGAGCTGCCGCAAACAGGCGCCACTGCATGTACGCGTGAAATAAGTTAAGCCGCCCAATGTGGGCGTGAGCCTCCTCGGCGAGTCGGCGACGCTCCCGACGAACATCAGCACAGCGCCTCCATGTGTGAAAGAGGCGCTCGAGGTGAAGGTTTGCGTGCATCTGCTGCAATTCCACTGCGGCCTGCAGCACTtgcgccttcttcttgtGATGACGTTCCTCTTCCGCTGCTTTCGCCGCTTCAGCGTCCGCAATCCTTCGCTCCAGGTGTTCACGCACCGCATCCAGCTCTTGCTTGGCATCATCGCGCACCTGCTGTGTTCGCCGCCGAAGGTACTCCTCTATCATAACCGAAATATGGTCATTCATGCGAGCGCAAGCGCCGCCAACGTTCTCGGCCACCTCAGCCACAAAGCTCGCATCGGTCTCTGCCTTTACAAGCGGCATTCTGCAGTGCGCGATGATGCTGAGGCAGACAAGCTATCCTTACAAAGGAAAAAAATAAGATGCACCCCGTTTTACGGAATTCGCCAATAAAACGTCACGAAGGCAGCGAAGACGCCGAAGGGCAACAGGAACAGCAAGAACGTTTTGCCTGaatttgtgtgtgcgtgtgtgttttctttctctcacTCAACGGGCGAGGGATTCTGGCCTGCActtcgaaaaaaaaagtgccttcagaaaagaaagaaagccTGCCGATACCCCCTTCTGCCCCTATGCCTCTGCATGCTCACGCTGAACACAAAACCACCTCGCAAAGAGAGCTGGTGTGTAACGGATGCTGGAAACAGAGGGTTGTAGAACTGTTGAAGAATGGCACAATTCAACACACGTTGCAGAGGTGCCTATCGAGTTCCTGAGTAAAGCGGCTCAGTGAGAATGCAGGCAGAATGTGCGCACCCACGCAAACAtcaaagagaaagaggatgAAGATAAGGGCGAGAAATGGAAGGTGAGCCCTCCGCCTACCTGCCTCAGGtcacgaaagaaaaaaacggAAAAACTGTGCACCGTTTGTCTGCATCTCCAGTGTCCGGCAGATCCTGGTTGCGCTCTCTTGTGCGGCGGTAAATCCAGTCGACATCTGCGGAATCCgatcttcttttttttcttgcgtCTTGAAATGAAACGATAGCTGCGAAGCACGACGCCTTAAGACGGTAATGAAGCGGCATCTGCTTCAAGGAGGAACACTACAAAAGAGTCAAAAGCGCCTCACAAAAAAAGCCAAACACTGCCTGTAGGGATCCGCATGTCACACACGCCGCCTGTGCGCCACAACAATGCCTGCTGTTTTGAAGCAAGTGGTGGAAAAGAGTGTTGTGCAAGGAAGAGGGATacagacgcacacatacgtgcTTACTTTTCGGCAAACATTTCTTTCGTGGTCAAGCTCGGTTGAGCGTCGAGGTGTGTGTCATCGAGGccaccctccttctcctgcaTCTTCGCCGCCTGCTGAGGGTCTAGTGTCACCCCGTTGACGCGCAGTTCCTCCTGCATTTTGCGCAACTCCGTGTACTCCTTCGCCGCCATCTGCgttcgcagcagcgggttGCGCGTGATTTTTTCGTGCAGCACGGCTTCCTTGTAGAGCAGTGCCGTTCCGTATGTGTACGCTTGCTGCGCAGGGTTCTCGAGGTGCGCTTCGAGGGCGTTGATAGTGCGATCAAGCTCCCTGCGGTCGATCAAATGCGCCATCTTCTCGCGCACTTTGGTCAGCTCCTCCATCAAGACAAGCTTCTGCGATTGGTCGCCAGACAGCAAAATCTGACACAGGCGCCGCAGAGCATCGTTGATGAGGCGGTGGCCTCGCACGCGCGACGCCAACGCGCACTGGGTGTAGATGTACACATAAGCCGGTTCATACATGTCCCACATCCGTTGTACCTCGTCTCGGTCCTTGGGATGCACGCGAAAGGCAAAGTACATGTGAGTCCAGAAGAGGAAAGGATCAGAGCCTTCGTACTCCTTGGAGCGCCACTTGAGTATTTTGCGCCGGAACACCGTCTCTGCGACTGCATTCAGTGTGTTGTAATACGGCACCAGTTCTGGCgtcacagcgccgccgcgagctCGCTGCTCCATATCTTTCATCAAAAGCTCGTTGGAAGGCTGCCACTTCAGACGTCGGTGCACCTCCTTTGTGATAGCCTCGCCGTAGGCAGGCAGGTTTGCATGTACGACAGCAAGCCGGTACGGTAGCTCGCTGAACGGCTCGACCCAGTGACGCGGCTCACCTTGCGCAAAGAGCTTGTCCACCACCGTCTCCACATCCTGCAGGTGTTGCAGCACGTCATCACCAGGCTTGTAGACACGAAGCATGTATTTTGCCTCTGTGAGTAGGGGCGCCTTCCACGACGCGGGCAGCCGCTCGCGCGCTGTGCGCACCGCCAAATGATACAAGTTCAGGCATTTGTCGCGGTAGGACCGGCTGGTCTGGAAGCggccctgccgctgcatgAACTCCGAGTGCTCCCAGTACAAGTCCCCCATGTAGCGCAGCCACAGATGCTCTGCGGTTTCCTGAGTGAGAGGTGCGCCTTCCAAGAatacgcgcgcgcgctcagGGAACGGGTGGATGGATGGGTGCGTCTTCTTGTTGACATTTTCCAAGCAGCGGTCAGAGATGTCCATCGCGAGGGTTAGACGACCTCGGCGTTCGTTGAACCACATGTACTCTGTTTCATCTGTCATGGGGTACCAGCGCTTACTGCTGCCGGAGTGCCACAACGCTTCGGCCTTGTCGAGATGCCCGGAGATTTCCGCAAAGACAGCATTCTCTCCATCGAGGAATTCCTTCTCATCATACTCGTAAGGCGGATCTGAGTCGGGTACTGGAATCTGCACAATATCCTTGCCAGCCTTCGCGTAGTTGGAGAACAGCTCGATCGAATCCTCGTAAAGCTCCTCGGCGCGGGAGCGAAAGCGGCTGTCAGCGAAGTCGAGGAACATGCTATGGAACTTCTTGCCTGTGTAGAACGCCAACGCACCGCGACACCACTGGTAAaacgcctccaccgccgcgtcgcgggACGCGTCGCTGATACCTTCAACGCGGGAGGGGCACCTGATGCAGGCATCGTTCAGGTGACGGTGGAGAAACTCTTTGTGTGtctccagctgctcggcgcTATGGAACTCTGTGATCATGAACTCGCCCAGCTCATTCTTGATCCACTTCATGAAGGGCTGGGAAATGGGCTCATACTTACGGTCGCGCACCATGACCGCATAGCGCTGCACCGGGTTCTTGCGAATCGTCTCAAGCTCGAGGGAGGTCATCTCTTGGACAAAATTCATGAAGTTCCTCCCAAGAAGCTTGCTCTTCGCCGATGCGCGTCGAAGAATCTCGTCCGCCTCTGCCTTGACGACGTTCGCCTCGGTGGTGCGATTTCCCTTGAACTTGTAAAAGTCGGCGAGAAAGTGCTTCGTGTGGGCCTCGAAGACGAGGCGAAACACCTCGTCCTGCTCCTTGGGCACCTCTGGATGATCGCCAACGCGCCCTTCGCGGAAGCGCTCCATTGTGTCGTACAGCATCTTCTCGCACTTGTCCTCGCTCGCCACCTGAGTAAGGTTCCCGAATTCGGTCAGAGCCTGCTGAAATGCGTCGCGATAAGCCCGCCATGTCTTCTCGAGATCCTCCTTGTTGAACTCGACTGCGTCCACTGCATCGACACCACGGTACGGATCCACAATGGAGTCCGTCTCCCACGGCAAGTTGGGCAGCAGAATATCAGAGTCATACGACAGCTTCGacttgcgcagccgctcctggCGCTCGAGCCGCTGGCGCTCCGACCTCTTCATCGGCTTGCCGTCCTTGCCCACAAGCTTCTTCTCCTttgcctccttctcctgtGCCTCAGCGGCTGCCTCAAGTGAGTCGTTCTTTGAAACCTCGCGAaacagcggcagtggcttATACCCGACTACCAGCTCCGGCAAAGACTTGAGCTTGTGCATCTTCACTTCGTCAAAAGCAGACGGTCCGGAAGGGGCGTCGTCCAGCGTCACCCGCTCAtcgtcgcgcagcggcggcggaacgTAATACTCCTTTTCAGGCTGTTTTTCCTCCAAGGGATCGTGCACCATACCATACTGCCGAATCATGGGCTCTGTCTCGACGAGAGTCTCGCGATACCACTTCGGCATCTCATTCAGCTCTCTGGATTGCGGAACACGGAAGAGCTCGTTTGGCACATTTGGTTCCGCGTTTTTCGGTCTCTCAGCGACCTGGATAAACCCCGCCGGCGTAGACGCGCCAACAGCTCCTGAGTCCGACTCGGTCGTCGTCACAGACGCTTTGATCTGGGTCTGAGAAACTGCTGGCTGCCCTTTCGCTGTCTCCTCAAGAAGCGGAGACTCGATTTTCTCCATCATCTCTCCGTCGGTCAGGGCGCCAGCCGTCTTGCCGGCTTCCAGCGGCGgtcgctccgcctccagctccttgaTTTTTCGAATATTCGCCTCgacctgcgcacgcagcatcGGACGGTCGCCGTATTGCTTCGATGTGTTGTGGTGCGCCTTCATCATTGCTACTGCTGGGTCGTAGCCAGCTAGCCGCGTGGCCTCCGCCCCTTGCTCCAGCATCTCATACTGAATGTTTGCCTGGGTTGCGATAGCGGCGCCCTGCTCCACAGTAATGCCGGTCGGCAGTGGCTCCATGTCCGCCTTGGGGAAGCCAGATATCGGATCTATCTGTGCGGGGTTCagctctctcttccctgccGTGAGGGCCTGATGCGCCCCGTACGCCTGGAGCTTTATCTTTGTCTTGGCCACTTCGAGAGGATCTGCAGTACCAGAGAGCGCCTGGTATGTCTGGTCTGGGTCAAGATCAACGACGCCAGAGAGAATGCCGTGGTACACGTCGCCCATTTCAGACTGAcgctgctcctcttctttcaACAGTGTCCGGTCCGTTTGCAAGCTTTGGTGAACAGCTTTGCGCTCCTCGCCCTCGATGAGCCACATGCGGTCCTTGTAGCGGGTGTCGGCAAGGTGCTTCCAGGAAGAGTCGGACCATCGCTGATCGGTAGGCAGCACCCGGCGACGACCGTTTTCATCGTAGTGGTCCAGGTAGTCCGTGTAGCCTTGTGGCCATATCATCCGATCTTTCTGAATCTTGAAAGACCGGTCCTTCCAGTGCAGATACCACTCCTGCTCACGCTCGATCGGATCCTGGACGAACAAGTCGAAGCGATCGCGGATATCCTGAATCACCTCCTCCGAGGTCGGGATGAGAGACTTGCGCCACCGGACCTCCCACGGAAGACCGTCGACgtcctgctgctcctctaGCATGTCGCGCCGCATCTGCGGGGAGCTCTTTGTCAGCCGCTCGCCGGGGCCATACTCGCCAAACTTTGCCCGCATCTCACGCTCCTTGTCAatgtcgctgcgccgccgagccTCATCGGGCATGTCAGGCAACTTCACGTGCTCGAGATTGTTGAGCCCGAATCGAATGTGCTGCGTAAGATCAGGCGACTCCGCGACAGACATTTGGGAGCCGGTGTTGGGGTCAGCGTTGGGCTGGCCACGCTGGCGGTCGCGCGACCTGCCGAGGGAGCTCTGTGACTGGTGACGCACCGCACTCCACTGCGTTGGATATCCAACACACCTCTTACATGATAGTGAGAAGTATCGCGCAGAGCGCCCACTTCGCGCCTGGCCCATCATTCTTGAGACGtttagtgtgtgtgtgtgtgtgtgtgtgcgtgtgcgcgcaaaGAACGGCGGTCAAAGCACTACTAAATCCGCTGTGTTCTATCCCTCTTGCGTTCCCGCAAGAACTGCGAGTGGGGCGGATGGAAACCAAAGAAGGCGGGGAAAGCTGAAGAAAAGGCTGGCCGATGAAATGGAGACCTTGGCGAAGGGATGAGAGCTGGCATGTAGACCAAACAAGAACTTGTCGAACTAAGCCCAACTGCGCAGCCTCTCTTGATTTCACAGTACGCCCCTTtttgtgcggcgctgctgcgcctgcttgTCGCACCGAAAAAGGAGCCGAGCTGCTTGTACGCGCACTGACTCGTTTTTCTCCCGCCTCTCACTACTTTCTTCGGTTTCGATCATTTTCGTGGAAATAGACTGAGTAATACAAAAGAAACACAAAGACGCCAAGCCCTCCTCGGCACTTCCACATGCACAGCATGCTTTACAGAGACACAATAGCACCGGCAGAGAATTCCGGAAGATAGAAATGCCACAAGCATTTCTCAGCTTCTTCCCCCGGCGAAGTATACTACACTCCTGCTAGCTCATCAGACTGTTCGATGCTCAAGCGGCAAGCTGCGGTTCTTCCAATGGGAATGTGGCCTGTGTGCCTCAGATGCTCCCCAGGATTTTTCCTGTtggaaagggaaaagaagagCGCTCTCTTCCCTGCATGTCTCGGAAAAGGACGCTAAGCGCCAGAGGCCAGAAGCCACCGTGTAGACATGCACAAGACATACAGGAAATCTGGGGCacgcaagagaaaaaaaaaaacatactCAGCAAAATGGGAAACCAGAAACAGCGTTCCCAAAGCTGTCCACTGTGGAAAAACGCAACAACGCACACAACATCGGGAAAAGCGAGAAGCGAGAGCGTGAAAAGGTTAGGAGACAGGGAAGCCCAATTAttacacgcacgcacacaagagaGATCGTCAGACTCTGAGACAAAAAGAGCCGCAGTGCGTTCCGACGCACCGGAGAGGGCTTGCGGTGCCCTGAGGCGCTCCCATGCTCAGCACCGCTCTGTCACAAGAATGCTATGAGATTGGAACAGTTCTCCGACCGTTTGCCTGGTCGCTGTTCCCGCctcgtggcggcgcggccttGCTCTCTGCAGCCTGTGAGAGGCGCGGAGGACGCTCTGGGATAGCCTCGCCCTTTATAATCTTCTCAAGATCCTTGCCACTGAGCGTTTCATACTTGAGTAGGTTGTTGGCGATACTCTCCAACTCAGCGCGGTGGCTCAGAAGAAGCTCCTTGGTCTCGATGTAGGCCTGCTCAACAAGGCGATGTACCTCTTTTTCGATTTTGAGCTTCGTCTCATCTGAAATGTAGGCGCCTTCGGCGGTGTCGGGTGTACCATAGTCTACGAAGCCCATGGCGTCGCTGAACCCGAACTGTCGCACCATGTGGCGGGCCATGTTGGTGGCCTGCTGAAAATCGGAGCCTGCGCCGGTCGTGATATCGTCAGGGCCTAAAAGAATCTCTTCGCCGACTCGTcccgccacacacaccttcAGGCGAGCCAGGCACTGGCGCTTGCTTTGACTGTACTTATCCCTgtccggctgctgctggacgagtCCCATAATGCCGTTGCCGCGGGGTACGATGGTTGCCTTGTGGACAGGATCGGCACCCTCGTCCTTCAGCAAGATAGCGCTCAAAGCGTGGCCGCCCTCGTGGAACGCGGTCACGcgacgctcctcctccggcacAATCTTCTTGCTCTCGGCACCCATCATGACGCGGTCCTTAGCGTACTCTATCTCTTCGCTGGTCACCTTCGCCTTGTTCAGCACCGCGGCCCTGATGGCTGCCAGATTCACCAAGTTGCTAAGCTCGGCACCTGTGAAGCCAGTTGTTCCGCGTGCAATATCCATTGCATTGACCGTGCTGTCTGTCTTGATTTTGTCAAGGTACACCTGAACCACCTCCGCGCGCCCTTTCATATCCGGTGGATCaacggtgatggtggtgtcCAGACGACCGGGGCGCGTGAGTGCCTTGTCCAGCGTTTCAGGGGTGTTCGTGGCGGCGAGGACAATAACGGCCTCGTCGGAGTCGAAGCCGTCCATCTCTGCCAGGAGCTGGTTTAACGTCATGCGAGAGGTGCTGTGGTCAGAACGAGAGCGGCGACCGCCTAATGCGTCTACCTCGTCGATGAAAATCAAAGCTGGTGAGTTGGCCTTTGCGGCCGCGAAAAGTTCGCGAACGCGGcgggcgccgacgccaacaAACATCTCATCGAACTCGCTTCCGGTGGCGTAGAAAAAGCTCACGCCAGCCTCTTTGGCAATCGCCTTTGCTAGCATGGTTTTCCCGCACCCTGGCGGACCGGTGAGCAGCGCTCCTTTTGGCAGCCGCCCACCCAAATTGTAGAACTTCTCGGGGTCCTTTAGAAACTCAACAatctcctccagctcttTTTTCGCCTCATCGCATCCGCGGATGCTGTCAAATGTGACCTCCAGGTTGTCCAGATTCACCGGCTTCACGTCGACAGAGCCGAACAGGCCAGATATGCCAGAGCGCGCAAATCCTGACTTGTTTGCAGGCTGGCCCTCCTGAAAGCGATCGTTGAACTCCTCGACCAGGCTGATGAAGCAGCTAAGAGCAATCCCGAAGAGCAAGAACATCCAGAAGCGGGTGGCCCAGGAAGCCTTCTGCGGGGCTGACACAACCACAATCGGTCTTTCCTTCGTGCCCAGATCGCttgggagcggctgctgttgtggcTGCCCATACGACATACCCCCTTGTGGCaggggtggtggaggagccATATACGTGGCATTATACGGGGTCCACAGAGGTTGCGCGTAGTGTgattgcggcggcggtggcggcggcggaggataGGTCCCGGGGGCGGGGTAGTACGTGCGCCTTTGCAGAAACTCCGGGGCGACAATCAGCGTCGTTCGACACTGAGATAGAACTCCGGCATGCACGCGAAGCACTGCTGTTCGTCGGTTGACGACCAAAGTCGCGTCCCTGAAATACCTTCGCATTTCGAACGCCGGCACGTCGTCGTTGTTTGCGTGACTTTTCGAGAGAGAACAATAAGACTGTAGTTGAATGCAGAGTTCAGGAAAAGGAGTAAGAAAGGGAATGAGAAGCAAGTAGATGCGAACGCATGAGTGCACCAAAACATGGTGACATGTCATCTTCTATTCCAAAAGAGACGGGGTATGAACACGGTTGTGGCGTAAGAAGCACCACATCTTTTTTTCGTGGAGAAGGTTAGACCGACGATAGAATCGCTTCAAACAAAAAAACATGTGAGCCATTTTGATAACACTGATGCGGTAGCTTCTGAGCGGCATAAGAGAAAAATGTTTTATTTACACAAACAAGAAGCCCAGCctgctttctttttgtgtttaCTGCAGCTGATAAAAGGATACGAGCATGTTTCGGAAAGCCGCAGGAAGACCCTCGAGAATCGACTGAAAAATTCCAGGGCACGTCTTGCCGGCATGAAAGAGAAAAGACTGAATGGCCTCCTTCGTTCCAGGGTAGTTTACTGCAGCCTGCTGCCAGCTGTACACGATCTTGATGGCAGAAGAAAAGACACCTGAAAAAACGTCTGCCGGCAGTTGGACCAGTGCTTGGAAGAGATGAATGGTAGCCTCCGATTTGTCAACTGTGTTCTCCGCCTGCGCCATGAGCTGTGACATTGTATCGATGCGAAACAAGGCCGCGTAGCTTGGAACCGCGCCCAGTGCGCCACAGAGATCAAAAGCCATAGCCGAAAAGTAGTAAGAGGAGTCCCCAAAGACGTCACTTCGCAGCGCAGCGTTTGCAGACTTCAAAGCCTCCGTCGCAACCGTAGACAGCTGGCCGGGGTAGCACGCTGTGGCCTGCCCAATGAGCCGCACAAGATGCTCCTTGAATTGCGGATCCTCGGCCTCAGATACTTCGCTGGTGGCCCACCTCATGAGAGTGTCATGGAGGCCGGCAGGCAGTGCACCCGACCCAACAGCGCGAAGGAGCCCACATAGAATTGTGATCCCAGCTACCTTCACTTCGTGTATTCGCGAGGTCGTCAGGAAATGAGTAGCAGAAACTGGCAAAGCCCACGATGTTGACCTCAGCCACTCCTCAAGAATCGTCGTAGAGACTGAATTGGTGTATGCGCTGCAGATGAGCAGTGTATTGAAAACAAGGTCCGCGTCATCCGTGACGTTCCGGTTTTTGATGTCTGCAAGCACGCCGTTCCACGTGCTCAAATTCGCAACCGCCACCTCGTTACTAGGATAGACAGAGATGAAAGCAATCATTGCACGGTCCAGCGAGAAAATGTCCTTGTCTAGCAGAACATTCGGTTCCTCTCGAATGTACATTGCCGTGTAAGACTGCTCGAACAATGATGCGCGGTTCGCCCTCTCAACCTGAAGTACAGAAGAGAGCCTCTCAGCTGTTGTCTGGTCATTGAGAAGGCTAATGAGCTTGTTCAGAAAATCGACCAAAAGGGAGAGATTAGTGGTCGAATACACCGGCAGGCACGCGCAGGCCGACTCTAGCAACAATGGCAAGTGAGGCATGACCACAGCTGTGCTTCCATAGTTCTCCAACACCCCGTAAATCACATTTAATGCACTGACGCTCGTTATCTGAATCCGCTTGCTTGTGCTCTGCAATCTCGAGGCAAGGAGTGGAATAATCGTATCCATCGTGCGAGGGGACGAATTCAGGACAGTCTCACTTATCCGCGACAGAGACCACATAGCAATGCTCACAACACAGACATGCTCAGACTGATTGCTGATAAACTGAAGAAATTGATCCACTAAAGAGTCGAGCACTGCGCGCAGCTCATGAGCGCATCCGTTGGCGATCGTGCCAACAAGGACAATACCGGCCTCCCTCTCGCGCCATTCACTGCTGCTCCACAACTGCTGAATGGGACCGATAAAAGCCTGATATGTTGCATCACTTGAGAACGTGCTGAGCACATCTACTAATTTCAAAGCAGAGCTTCGTAGCGTCATAGCCGCTGCATCATCGTCCAGCATGTCGTCCTCCGAAATATCCTTTGTTCCCCCCTTCACTTCAAAACTGACAGCTGTGCTATCTCGAACACGGTAGTCGTCTGTGTCCATGATGTTTGCCACCTCCTCTGACGACAGTAACGCGTATCGCACAAGGGCTGGAGCTAAGGAGAAAATTAGCTGTGGCACACCAGAAACGAGGAAAGCAACAGCCGTTTCCCCACCGTTGCGATCATACAAATCCACGGTGGTGGATATCAAATCGATCGCTGCGGCGACCAGTTCTTGATTTCCACTGATGCTATTCTGTCTACTGCAAATAATTTGAGCAGAATTAGTGATCCACCAGTTTGTATACCTCTGCATTTCGTTCGGACTCATCTGACCGAAAAAGTCAAAGTAGTCCAGCAGAAATGAGCAGGTACGCAAAACGAGGATCACAAACGCCGAATCCTCACCACACGAACACTCCAGCAGGGATGTGCAAACGCTTGACAAGCTGTGGCTGGCTTTTGACAGGCCCATCTGTAGCGGCGAAAGTGTGTCGACATTCCAGTCAAGGAGTGACGCTTGCTCGTAAATGTTGAAACACATTCGAAAGGCAGCTTTTCTTATCGTCATCGGGTCATTCTGGGAAGCGGCAAGCTGTGAAACTCGCAGAATAACGTGCTCGCTAGATTCGCCGATTTGCTTGGGCACATCCTCCACCAAGTACTGAAGGCAGTACAGTGCGGCGAGAGTCTTCAATTCCCCGCCTGGAAGCAGATCGTTAAGCAAAATGCTTGGAAGATCACCGACCCCCGAGCCTACCCACCATTCAAGCGATGTCAACGCCGTTACCTTTACAACCACTTGCGCCGAAGTGCGGGCTATTCGAGTGTCTGGCGGATTAGTAAGCGACTTCAGTGCAAAACGCGCAGCTTCCTTCACCGCGCCTTCGCCAAGGGCATGACGGGCAGATGCCAAATTGTTTTTTAGCGTGATTCCAGCGAGTTGTCGATACTGAGCCCACGAAACCGGGAGCACCATATCCGCCACAGGATTTGTATCTGCTCCGAAAACAGTGGAAAGCAGAATACAAAAGGCAGGGTTTGACTCGTACTGCTT comes from the Leishmania infantum JPCM5 genome chromosome 36 genome and includes:
- a CDS encoding mitochondrial ATP-dependent zinc metallopeptidase: MSYGQPQQQPLPSDLGTKERPIVVVSAPQKASWATRFWMFLLFGIALSCFISLVEEFNDRFQEGQPANKSGFARSGISGLFGSVDVKPVNLDNLEVTFDSIRGCDEAKKELEEIVEFLKDPEKFYNLGGRLPKGALLTGPPGCGKTMLAKAIAKEAGVSFFYATGSEFDEMFVGVGARRVRELFAAAKANSPALIFIDEVDALGGRRSRSDHSTSRMTLNQLLAEMDGFDSDEAVIVLAATNTPETLDKALTRPGRLDTTITVDPPDMKGRAEVVQVYLDKIKTDSTVNAMDIARGTTGFTGAELSNLVNLAAIRAAVLNKAKVTSEEIEYAKDRVMMGAESKKIVPEEERRVTAFHEGGHALSAILLKDEGADPVHKATIVPRGNGIMGLVQQQPDRDKYSQSKRQCLARLKVCVAGRVGEEILLGPDDITTGAGSDFQQATNMARHMVRQFGFSDAMGFVDYGTPDTAEGAYISDETKLKIEKEVHRLVEQAYIETKELLLSHRAELESIANNLLKYETLSGKDLEKIIKGEAIPERPPRLSQAAESKAAPPRGGNSDQANGRRTVPIS